AGCAATGGCACAACCTACGAGAATGATAGCATTAATGCCTCGTTATTGGTGGAGTTGATCACCAATCTGGAATTGCAGGACTACGTAGTACTTGCACCTTCGGAGCTGGTGGAGGGAAGCATGTATATGCAGGCCGCTGCGCTTGAGGAACCAGGGCAAATGGTGGCGGAGATTCGTTTGCAGGAAGGGGAGGACGGTTTCCGGCATTACAGCTACAGCACAGCAGATCCGACTGCAATTATTCAATGGGTTCTGGATTATTGGGGGAAGCAACAGCTGCCACAGCTGGAATCCTGGCAGGATATCACGCATGAGTTTAACTGATGGTAATTGAGTGAGCAGGAATAAGACACGTAGAATACAGACGGAGTAATTTAGGATATGCTTCGTAATAATTAAAATCCCGCAACCCATGATATTCATGGATTTGCGGGATTTTTGCGTTCGCGTGTGTACTTGCTACTTTTTCTGTATACAGGACTGAGGCGTACGGGAAAGGAGTATATTTTGAAGATACAGTTCAGCACAGTTTCGTACAGTTTAGTTCATGATAGATAATATCGGCTGAGCATTGATGGATATGGTGTTTTGGATTTAGATCACAATTGGACTAGTCGGTAAGGATTCGCAGTTCTTTTGGATATGTTGTCAGAACTTCGACACCTGTCTCGGTCACAATCACATCATCTTCGATACGAACGCCGCCTGCTGCGGTATATATGCCCGGTTCAATCGTGAATACGGTACCTTCATTCAGGATGTCCATATTCTCTCCATGGAGGGAAGGATACTCATGTACGTCGATACCCAATCCATGTCCTACTCTATGCATAAAGCGTTCGCCGTATCCGGCTTCTTCCGTGACCTGACGTGCCGCACGATCCACTTCGGCGCAGGTGATACCTGGTTTTACGATTTGGATGGCAGCTTCGTTCGCTGCGAGTACAGTGTTATAGATGGTTTTGAGTTCAGGTGAGATGTCTCCAAAGGCGAATGTACGCGTGATATCCGAGGCATATCCGCCAGCATATACACCCATATCAAACATCAACAGGTCACCATGTTGCAGTTTCCGTTCACCTGGTGTCCCGTGTGGCAGACCTGTTTTGGGTCCCGTGAGCACCATGGTATCAAAGGAAGGGCCGTCAGCGCCCAACTTTTTCATCTGATACTCCATCTCGGCGACAAGTTCGATCTCGGTTACGCCTGTGCGAACATGAGAGAGGCCTTGACGCAATGTTTCTTCGATCAAATGAATGGCGTGGCGAATGCGGGCGACCTCATCTGGTGTTTTTTTCACACGTAATGTGCGAAGCAGGGGGCCAACATCTTCAAAGCTGGCAGCACCCAGCGCGGCGGTCAGTTGCTCATAACGTGCGACTGTCACATATTCTTTTTCGAGACCTACTCGGCCCAAGCGCCCCTGATAACGATCAAACAAAGCATACGGATTATCCGTATCCGTGTGAGTCGCAATGTTGGAGACCGAGGAAGCGGCTGCGGCAGCTTCAGCGTCTAGGGCGGGTACAATCAACAAGGGCTCTTCGCCGCGTGCGAGAACCAGACCGAGGAAGCGTTCATGCGGATTGCTCGCAAATCCAGTTAAATAGTAGATATGTTTCGGATCTGTGATCAGCATGGCGTCCAATCCTTGCCCGGACAGATCGGCTTCAAGACGAGATAAAGGGTTTTGATTCATAAGTGTAGTTGTCCACCTTTCCATTCATACTATCTTTCTATTATAAAAGAATATGATGGAATTCCAAACTGCAGTGATTTCATGTCCTCGGAATCCCTTAAATTCTTGGT
The window above is part of the Paenibacillus sp. 1781tsa1 genome. Proteins encoded here:
- a CDS encoding Xaa-Pro peptidase family protein, with the translated sequence MNQNPLSRLEADLSGQGLDAMLITDPKHIYYLTGFASNPHERFLGLVLARGEEPLLIVPALDAEAAAAASSVSNIATHTDTDNPYALFDRYQGRLGRVGLEKEYVTVARYEQLTAALGAASFEDVGPLLRTLRVKKTPDEVARIRHAIHLIEETLRQGLSHVRTGVTEIELVAEMEYQMKKLGADGPSFDTMVLTGPKTGLPHGTPGERKLQHGDLLMFDMGVYAGGYASDITRTFAFGDISPELKTIYNTVLAANEAAIQIVKPGITCAEVDRAARQVTEEAGYGERFMHRVGHGLGIDVHEYPSLHGENMDILNEGTVFTIEPGIYTAAGGVRIEDDVIVTETGVEVLTTYPKELRILTD